A genomic window from Martelella lutilitoris includes:
- a CDS encoding NAD(P)/FAD-dependent oxidoreductase, which produces MVWQSPIAPGISWYQATLPERPTYPTLDGSTTADVAVIGGGFTGLQAACQLAEDGVDVVLIDAARFGDGASGRNGGQLGTGQHWWPEELETKLGAERSQAFFRIAEEAKSHLLDFARKHKVNIDFKPGQLSVAHKRGMEYTYRRHVETLAERYDYPHLSFMSKAETAERLGSDRFFCGIRDIGTGHIHPLKLLVGIAGAAAAAGARLHEMTKAENIDHVDGKNVIETARGSITAERVLIACNGYIEDHLEPKTASKIMPIRSFIAATTPVKKDRKILPGGESVDDSRFVVRYFRKTPTGEMLFGGREVYSADNPKNISRHLRRQIAEIYPQLKDVEITHAWGGSVGITMPRRPLVHDIMPGVTSIGGFSGHGVMLSNYCGKLYADEIAGRSLDLELYRDLDIPSFPGGGPLRKPLLFLALTWFALRDRF; this is translated from the coding sequence ATGGTTTGGCAAAGCCCGATTGCCCCGGGAATTTCATGGTACCAGGCGACGCTTCCCGAACGCCCGACCTACCCGACGCTTGACGGTTCGACAACGGCGGATGTGGCCGTCATCGGCGGCGGCTTCACCGGGCTGCAGGCCGCCTGCCAGCTGGCCGAGGACGGCGTCGACGTGGTGCTGATCGATGCCGCCCGTTTCGGCGATGGCGCCTCGGGCCGCAACGGCGGACAGCTTGGCACCGGGCAGCACTGGTGGCCGGAGGAACTCGAGACGAAGCTCGGCGCGGAACGGTCGCAGGCTTTCTTCCGCATAGCGGAGGAAGCGAAGTCTCACCTTCTCGACTTCGCCCGCAAGCACAAGGTCAATATCGATTTCAAGCCGGGCCAGCTCAGCGTCGCCCACAAGCGCGGCATGGAATATACCTACCGACGCCATGTCGAGACGCTGGCCGAGCGCTACGATTATCCGCATCTCTCCTTCATGAGCAAGGCCGAGACGGCAGAGCGGCTCGGATCGGATCGCTTCTTCTGCGGTATCCGCGATATCGGCACGGGCCATATCCATCCGCTGAAACTCCTCGTTGGTATCGCCGGGGCCGCCGCCGCCGCCGGCGCTCGCCTTCATGAAATGACCAAGGCGGAGAATATCGATCACGTCGACGGCAAGAACGTGATCGAGACCGCCCGCGGCTCGATCACGGCGGAGCGTGTGCTGATTGCCTGCAACGGCTATATCGAGGATCATCTCGAGCCGAAGACGGCCTCGAAAATCATGCCGATCCGCTCCTTCATCGCCGCCACGACCCCCGTGAAGAAGGACCGCAAGATCCTGCCCGGCGGCGAATCCGTCGACGACAGCCGTTTCGTGGTGCGCTATTTCCGCAAGACGCCGACGGGCGAGATGCTGTTCGGCGGCCGCGAGGTTTATTCCGCCGACAATCCGAAGAATATTTCCAGGCATCTCAGGCGGCAGATCGCCGAGATCTATCCGCAGCTGAAGGACGTCGAGATCACCCATGCCTGGGGCGGTTCCGTCGGCATCACCATGCCGCGCCGCCCGCTGGTGCACGATATCATGCCCGGCGTCACCTCGATCGGCGGTTTTTCCGGCCATGGCGTGATGCTGTCAAACTATTGCGGCAAACTCTATGCGGACGAGATTGCGGGGCGCTCGCTTGATCTGGAACTTTACCGGGATTTGGATATACCATCCTTTCCGGGCGGCGGTCCGCTTCGCAAACCCTTGCTGTTTCTCGCCCTGACATGGTTCGCGCTTCGCGACCGGTTCTAG
- the zwf gene encoding glucose-6-phosphate dehydrogenase: MSSQMIPVEPFDYVVFGATGDLTERKLLPALYHRQIAGQFTEPTRIIGASRSELSSEDFRKHAQQALKEHLKRGEYDDEQVRKFLARIEYVPVDATTNKGWDALKKMLEDGKDRVRAFYMAVAPSIFGPICDGIRDHKLITKQTRIVVEKPLGRDLDSALKLNDMIGKVFREEQVFRIDHYLGKETVQNLMALRFANALYEPLWNANHIDHVQITVAEEVGLEGRAGYYDKSGALRDMVQNHILNVLCMVAMETPHSMEAEAVRDEKLKVLRSLKPITDENAGYLTVRGQYRAGASKGGPVKGYLEELEGESNTETFVAIKAEIDNWRWAGVPFYLRTGKRLASRLSEIVITFKQIPHSIFGPNAGRIASNQLVLRLQPDEGVKQWLMIKDPGPGGMRLRQVALDMSFAQAFDVRNPDAYERLLLDVIRANQTLFMRRDEVEVAWRWVDPILKAWEETNQPVQGYTAGTWGPSKSIALIERDGRTWHEPM; the protein is encoded by the coding sequence ATGAGCAGTCAAATGATCCCCGTTGAACCCTTTGACTATGTCGTCTTCGGCGCCACCGGCGACCTGACGGAGCGCAAGCTTCTACCCGCGCTCTACCACAGGCAGATTGCCGGCCAGTTCACCGAGCCGACGCGCATCATCGGCGCGTCCCGCTCGGAGCTTTCGTCCGAGGATTTCCGCAAGCACGCACAGCAGGCGCTGAAGGAGCACCTGAAGCGCGGCGAATATGATGACGAGCAGGTAAGGAAGTTCCTGGCCCGCATCGAATATGTGCCGGTCGATGCGACGACCAACAAGGGCTGGGACGCGCTGAAGAAGATGCTGGAAGACGGCAAGGACCGGGTCCGCGCCTTCTACATGGCCGTGGCGCCGAGCATTTTCGGCCCGATCTGCGACGGCATCCGCGACCACAAGCTGATCACCAAGCAAACCCGCATCGTCGTGGAAAAGCCGCTCGGGCGCGACCTCGATTCGGCGCTCAAGCTCAACGATATGATCGGCAAGGTGTTCAGGGAAGAACAGGTCTTCCGCATCGACCACTATCTCGGCAAGGAAACGGTGCAGAACCTGATGGCGCTGCGCTTTGCCAATGCGCTCTACGAGCCGCTGTGGAACGCCAATCACATCGACCATGTGCAGATCACGGTTGCCGAGGAAGTCGGCCTTGAAGGCCGCGCCGGTTATTACGACAAGTCCGGCGCCCTGCGCGACATGGTGCAGAACCACATCCTCAACGTGCTCTGCATGGTGGCGATGGAAACGCCGCATTCCATGGAAGCCGAGGCCGTGCGCGACGAAAAGCTCAAGGTGCTGCGCTCGCTCAAACCCATTACCGACGAGAATGCCGGCTATCTGACCGTGCGCGGCCAGTACCGCGCCGGCGCATCCAAGGGCGGGCCGGTCAAGGGCTATCTGGAAGAACTGGAAGGCGAGTCCAACACCGAGACCTTCGTCGCCATCAAGGCGGAGATCGACAACTGGCGCTGGGCGGGCGTGCCCTTCTACCTGCGCACCGGCAAGCGACTGGCGAGCCGGCTTTCGGAAATCGTCATCACCTTCAAACAGATCCCGCATTCGATCTTCGGGCCGAATGCCGGGCGCATCGCGTCCAACCAGTTGGTGCTGCGCCTGCAGCCCGATGAGGGCGTGAAACAGTGGCTGATGATCAAGGATCCGGGCCCGGGCGGCATGCGCCTGCGCCAGGTGGCGCTCGACATGAGCTTCGCGCAAGCCTTCGACGTGCGCAACCCGGACGCCTATGAGCGACTGCTGCTCGATGTCATCCGCGCCAACCAGACGCTGTTCATGCGCCGGGACGAGGTCGAGGTCGCCTGGCGCTGGGTCGATCCGATCCTGAAGGCCTGGGAAGAGACCAACCAACCGGTGCAAGGCTATACCGCCGGCACCTGGGGCCCTTCGAAGTCGATCGCGCTGATCGAACGGGACGGCCGCACCTGGCACGAGCCCATGTGA
- the pgl gene encoding 6-phosphogluconolactonase, with protein MTKNMHTFDDGARLAARLAGDVADKLAEAVAEKGAASIAVSGGSTPKAFFRALSQAGIDWEKVTITLVDERFVPEDSPRSNHKLVKENLLLGPAAAARFIPLYQNVETAEEAAEIVTNKVSATSLPFDVVVLGMGTDGHTASFFPGGDTLGRALDMKTPAGVMSMHAEGAGEARLTFTFSSLENAGLLVLHIEGREKMDVLEKALAGDDETEMPIRAVLSRATSPVNIYWAP; from the coding sequence ATGACCAAGAACATGCACACATTTGACGATGGCGCCCGGCTTGCGGCCCGTCTTGCCGGCGATGTCGCCGACAAGCTGGCCGAAGCCGTCGCCGAAAAGGGAGCGGCCTCCATCGCCGTTTCCGGCGGTTCGACGCCGAAGGCGTTCTTCAGGGCACTCTCCCAAGCCGGGATCGACTGGGAAAAGGTCACGATCACCCTCGTCGATGAACGGTTCGTCCCGGAAGACAGCCCCCGTTCGAACCACAAGCTGGTGAAGGAAAACCTGCTTCTGGGCCCGGCCGCCGCGGCGCGCTTCATTCCGCTTTACCAGAACGTCGAAACGGCAGAGGAAGCCGCCGAGATCGTTACCAACAAGGTTTCGGCGACAAGCCTGCCCTTCGATGTCGTCGTGCTCGGCATGGGAACCGATGGCCACACGGCCTCGTTCTTCCCAGGAGGCGATACGCTTGGCCGCGCGCTCGACATGAAGACGCCGGCCGGCGTGATGTCCATGCATGCCGAAGGCGCCGGCGAGGCCCGCCTCACCTTCACCTTCTCGAGCCTCGAAAATGCCGGCCTTCTGGTGTTGCACATCGAAGGCCGGGAAAAGATGGATGTTCTGGAAAAGGCCCTTGCCGGCGACGACGAAACGGAAATGCCCATCCGCGCCGTCCTTTCGAGAGCCACCTCCCCCGTGAATATCTACTGGGCGCCCTGA
- the edd gene encoding phosphogluconate dehydratase, which translates to MTADPRIAEITARIVERSKPTREAYLDRVSQAISKGVHRSVLSCGNLAHGFAVCSPAEKEALSGDSVPNLGIITAYNDMLSAHQPFETFPQTIREAAREAGGVAQVAGGVPAMCDGVTQGQPGMELSLFSRDLIAMAAAVGLSHNMFDAAVYLGVCDKIVPGLAMAALTFGHLPTIFIPAGPMTTGQGNDEKSQIRQLYAEGKVGRKELLESESKSYHGPGTCTFYGTANSNQMLMEMMGLHMPGASFINPNTPLREALTKEAVKRAFAITVNGNEFTPVGQMVDERSIVNGVVGLHATGGSTNHTMHLIAMARAGGIQLTWQDISDLSDIVPLLARVYPNGLADVNHFHAAGGMGYLIRQLLNAGFLHDDVRTVFGEGMEAYAIDVKLGENGTVSREPIGNGPSADPKVLTTHDKPFQPNGGLKMLKGNIGKGVIKISAVKPERRVIEAPAIVFQDQQELQTAFKAGELNRDFIAVVRFQGPKSNGMPELHRLTPPLGVLQDRGYKVALVTDGRMSGASGKVPAAIHVTPEAKDGGPIAKIRDGDMLRLDAENGTLEALVPADEFDAREVATADLSGNEFGMGRELFAPFRHHVGTADEGASVVFG; encoded by the coding sequence ATGACCGCCGATCCCCGCATTGCAGAGATCACCGCCCGCATCGTCGAGCGATCCAAACCCACGCGCGAAGCCTATCTCGATCGCGTCAGCCAGGCCATTTCCAAGGGCGTGCACCGCTCGGTTCTGTCCTGCGGCAACCTTGCCCATGGCTTTGCCGTCTGTTCCCCCGCCGAGAAGGAGGCGCTGTCCGGCGACAGCGTGCCCAATCTCGGCATTATCACCGCCTATAACGACATGCTCTCGGCGCATCAGCCGTTCGAGACCTTTCCGCAGACCATCCGCGAGGCCGCGCGCGAGGCCGGCGGCGTCGCCCAGGTCGCCGGCGGGGTGCCGGCCATGTGCGACGGCGTCACCCAGGGCCAGCCGGGCATGGAACTGTCGCTCTTCTCCCGCGACCTGATCGCCATGGCGGCTGCCGTCGGGCTTTCCCACAACATGTTCGATGCCGCCGTCTATCTCGGCGTCTGCGACAAGATCGTGCCCGGCCTCGCCATGGCGGCGCTGACCTTCGGCCACCTGCCGACGATCTTCATTCCCGCAGGTCCGATGACCACCGGCCAGGGCAATGACGAGAAGTCGCAGATCCGCCAGCTCTATGCGGAAGGCAAGGTCGGCCGCAAGGAACTGCTGGAATCGGAATCGAAATCCTATCACGGGCCCGGCACCTGCACCTTCTACGGCACGGCCAATTCCAACCAGATGCTGATGGAGATGATGGGCCTGCACATGCCGGGCGCCTCCTTCATCAATCCAAACACGCCGCTGCGCGAGGCGCTGACGAAAGAGGCGGTCAAGCGCGCCTTCGCCATCACCGTCAACGGCAACGAGTTCACGCCGGTCGGCCAGATGGTCGATGAACGCTCGATCGTCAACGGCGTCGTCGGCCTTCACGCCACGGGCGGCTCGACCAATCACACCATGCACCTGATCGCCATGGCCAGGGCCGGCGGCATCCAGCTCACCTGGCAGGATATCTCCGACCTTTCCGACATCGTGCCGCTTCTGGCGCGCGTCTATCCGAACGGACTTGCCGATGTGAACCATTTCCACGCCGCGGGCGGCATGGGCTACCTCATCCGCCAGTTGCTGAACGCCGGCTTCCTGCACGACGATGTCCGCACCGTCTTCGGCGAGGGCATGGAGGCCTACGCGATCGACGTCAAGCTCGGCGAAAACGGCACCGTCAGCCGCGAGCCGATCGGCAACGGCCCGAGCGCCGACCCGAAGGTCCTGACCACCCATGACAAGCCGTTCCAGCCCAATGGCGGGCTGAAGATGCTGAAGGGCAATATCGGCAAGGGCGTGATCAAGATTTCCGCCGTGAAGCCCGAACGCCGCGTCATCGAGGCGCCTGCCATCGTCTTCCAGGATCAGCAGGAACTGCAGACGGCCTTCAAGGCCGGCGAGCTCAACCGCGACTTCATTGCCGTTGTGCGCTTCCAGGGGCCGAAGTCGAACGGCATGCCCGAACTCCACCGGCTGACCCCGCCGCTCGGTGTGCTGCAGGACCGCGGCTACAAGGTGGCGCTCGTCACCGACGGCCGCATGTCCGGCGCCTCCGGCAAGGTTCCGGCTGCTATCCACGTCACCCCCGAAGCCAAGGATGGCGGACCGATCGCCAAGATCCGCGACGGCGACATGCTGCGGCTCGATGCCGAGAACGGAACGCTTGAGGCGCTCGTTCCGGCGGATGAGTTCGACGCCCGCGAGGTCGCGACCGCTGATCTCTCCGGCAATGAATTCGGCATGGGCCGTGAACTCTTCGCCCCCTTCCGCCACCATGTCGGCACCGCCGACGAAGGCGCAAGTGTCGTCTTCGGCTGA
- a CDS encoding outer membrane protein, translating into METVMKKILLASAAIVAMAASAEAADVVATPAPAEPYVAPQVIPQTFNWSGFYLGGTGGYDWATANMHYNGAQVGSDDFDGGKLGGFAGYNYQFDNNIVVGVEGELDYNWNEQTYNVGLPYSVKAGSDWEGSVRGRVGYAFDNALLYATGGWAIANGYVDGNGLNQDQAFNGWTVGAGLDYALSNNVFAGLEYRYTDFGKKDFDGALSGFEAKDYTSNRVMARVGYKF; encoded by the coding sequence ATGGAGACTGTAATGAAGAAAATTCTTCTCGCTTCCGCCGCGATCGTCGCAATGGCCGCCTCCGCCGAAGCGGCCGATGTCGTCGCCACGCCGGCGCCCGCCGAACCCTATGTCGCCCCGCAGGTCATCCCGCAGACCTTCAACTGGTCGGGCTTCTACCTCGGCGGCACCGGCGGCTACGACTGGGCAACGGCCAACATGCACTACAATGGCGCCCAGGTCGGCAGCGACGACTTTGACGGCGGCAAGCTCGGCGGTTTCGCCGGCTACAACTATCAGTTCGACAACAACATCGTCGTCGGTGTCGAAGGCGAGCTGGACTACAACTGGAATGAGCAGACCTACAATGTCGGCCTGCCTTACAGCGTGAAGGCCGGTTCGGACTGGGAAGGCTCGGTCCGCGGCCGCGTCGGCTACGCGTTCGACAACGCCCTGCTCTACGCAACGGGCGGCTGGGCGATCGCCAACGGTTATGTTGACGGCAACGGTCTCAACCAGGACCAGGCCTTCAACGGCTGGACTGTCGGCGCCGGTCTGGATTACGCCCTTTCCAACAACGTCTTTGCCGGTCTGGAATATCGCTATACCGACTTCGGCAAGAAGGACTTCGACGGCGCGCTCTCCGGCTTTGAGGCGAAGGACTACACGTCCAACCGCGTCATGGCCCGTGTCGGTTACAAGTTCTGA
- a CDS encoding ABC transporter ATP-binding protein: MTGVTLKKVKKSYGNVEVLHGVDLDINPGEFVVFVGPSGCGKSTLLRMIAGLEEISGGEIAIDGQVVNQIPPSKRGIAMVFQTYALYPHMSVYDNMAFGMRIAKESKEEIDRRVRAAAEMLQITPYLDRLPKALSGGQRQRVAIGRAICRDPKVFLFDEPLSNLDAALRVATRIEIAKLNSKMSETTMIYVTHDQVEAMTLADRIVVLSGGYIEQVGPPLELYERPANLFVAQFIGSPAMNIMPAKITRTGETTEIELKDGKRLEIPVKTPEGDMGKSASFGVRPEDVREAEDGEDFLFEGKVSIIEALGEVTLIYIEGELIDEDPIIVKLPGIHEGRPGDTMRFAADPEKRHLFDEKGHSYLYR; encoded by the coding sequence ATGACTGGTGTTACCCTCAAGAAGGTCAAGAAATCCTATGGCAATGTCGAGGTGCTTCACGGCGTCGACCTCGACATCAATCCCGGCGAGTTCGTCGTCTTTGTCGGTCCGTCGGGTTGCGGCAAGTCGACGCTTCTGCGGATGATCGCGGGCCTGGAGGAAATCTCCGGCGGCGAGATTGCGATCGACGGGCAGGTCGTCAACCAGATTCCGCCCTCCAAGCGCGGCATTGCCATGGTGTTCCAGACCTACGCGCTTTATCCGCACATGTCGGTCTATGACAACATGGCCTTTGGCATGCGGATCGCCAAGGAAAGCAAGGAAGAGATCGACCGGCGCGTCAGGGCTGCCGCGGAGATGCTGCAGATCACGCCCTATCTCGATCGCCTGCCCAAGGCGCTTTCCGGCGGCCAGCGGCAGCGCGTGGCGATCGGCCGGGCGATCTGCCGCGATCCGAAGGTGTTCCTGTTCGACGAGCCGCTGTCGAACCTCGACGCGGCGCTGCGTGTCGCGACCCGTATCGAGATCGCCAAGCTCAACAGCAAGATGTCCGAGACGACGATGATCTACGTGACCCACGACCAGGTGGAGGCGATGACGCTTGCCGACCGGATCGTGGTGCTTTCTGGCGGCTATATAGAGCAGGTCGGCCCGCCGCTGGAGCTCTACGAGCGCCCGGCGAACCTGTTCGTGGCCCAGTTCATCGGCTCGCCGGCCATGAACATCATGCCCGCCAAGATCACCCGCACGGGCGAGACCACCGAGATCGAGCTCAAGGACGGCAAGCGCCTCGAAATTCCGGTCAAGACGCCGGAAGGGGATATGGGCAAGAGCGCCAGCTTCGGCGTGCGTCCGGAAGATGTGCGCGAGGCGGAGGACGGCGAGGACTTTCTGTTCGAGGGCAAGGTCTCGATCATCGAGGCGCTGGGCGAGGTCACGCTCATCTATATCGAGGGCGAACTGATCGACGAGGACCCGATCATCGTCAAGCTGCCCGGCATCCACGAGGGCAGGCCCGGCGATACGATGCGGTTTGCCGCCGATCCGGAAAAGCGCCATCTCTTCGACGAGAAGGGCCACAGCTACCTCTACCGCTGA
- a CDS encoding alpha-glucosidase family protein, which yields MTEPNINQADKDWWRGAVIYQIYPRSFQDSDGDGVGDIRGIADRLDYIAGLGADAIWISPFFTSPMKDFGYDVSNYKDIDPMFGTLSDFDQMIEKAHDLGLKIMIDLVLSHTSDQHPWFMESRANRDNPKADWYVWADAKPDGSPPNNWLSIFGGSAWQWDSRRLQYYMHNFLVSQPDLNFHNPDVQDALLDAARFWLERGVDGFRLDTINFYFCDKELRDNPALAPELRNDSTAPAVNPYNYQEHLYDKSRPENLEFLKRLRALMEEYPAIAAVGEVGDSQRGLEIVGEYTSGDDKMQMCYAFEFLAPQQVTPKRVIESINAFDAAAPEGWACWAFSNHDVVRHLTRWGADVADQTAYAKMLGALLMTLKGSICLYEGEELGLTEADIAFEDLQDPYGIEFWPEFKGRDGCRTPMAWQAGAANAGFSTAEKTWLPVSADHVMKAVDVQAGNPSSVLEQYRRFIAFRKAHPALAKGVIRFLSSGDDAVLVFTREGAGETVLCVFNMSAEPAKVRLPEGAWTAFSTGDHGFSAEEDGTMVQLPAWGGYFARQSA from the coding sequence ATGACCGAACCCAATATCAACCAAGCGGACAAGGACTGGTGGCGCGGCGCCGTCATCTATCAGATTTATCCGCGTTCCTTCCAGGATTCCGACGGCGACGGCGTCGGCGACATCCGCGGCATTGCCGACCGGCTCGATTATATCGCCGGGCTCGGCGCCGATGCCATCTGGATCTCGCCCTTCTTCACCTCGCCGATGAAGGATTTCGGCTATGACGTGTCGAACTACAAGGACATCGATCCGATGTTCGGCACGCTTTCCGATTTCGATCAGATGATCGAGAAGGCTCATGATCTTGGCCTCAAGATCATGATCGACCTCGTGCTCTCCCACACGTCAGACCAGCATCCCTGGTTCATGGAAAGCCGTGCGAACCGCGACAATCCGAAGGCCGACTGGTATGTCTGGGCGGATGCGAAGCCCGATGGCTCGCCGCCCAACAACTGGCTGTCGATCTTCGGCGGCTCGGCCTGGCAGTGGGACTCGCGCCGGCTGCAATATTACATGCACAATTTCCTGGTCTCGCAGCCGGATCTGAACTTCCACAATCCGGACGTTCAGGATGCATTGCTCGACGCGGCCCGCTTCTGGCTGGAGCGCGGCGTCGACGGTTTCCGGCTCGATACGATCAACTTCTATTTCTGCGACAAGGAATTGCGCGACAATCCGGCGCTGGCGCCCGAACTCAGGAACGACAGCACGGCGCCCGCCGTCAACCCCTACAACTACCAGGAACATCTCTACGACAAGAGCCGGCCGGAGAACCTCGAATTCCTGAAGCGCCTGCGCGCGCTGATGGAGGAGTATCCGGCGATCGCCGCTGTCGGCGAGGTGGGGGACAGTCAGCGCGGTCTCGAGATCGTCGGTGAATATACTTCCGGCGACGACAAGATGCAGATGTGCTACGCCTTCGAATTCCTGGCTCCACAACAGGTGACGCCGAAGCGCGTGATCGAGTCGATCAATGCCTTCGACGCGGCCGCTCCGGAAGGCTGGGCCTGCTGGGCGTTCTCCAACCATGATGTGGTGCGGCACCTCACGCGTTGGGGCGCGGATGTCGCCGACCAGACGGCATATGCCAAGATGCTCGGCGCCCTTTTGATGACGTTGAAAGGTTCGATCTGCCTCTACGAGGGCGAGGAACTCGGTCTGACCGAAGCCGATATCGCCTTTGAGGACCTGCAGGACCCTTATGGCATCGAGTTCTGGCCGGAGTTCAAGGGGCGCGATGGCTGCCGCACGCCGATGGCGTGGCAGGCGGGCGCGGCCAATGCCGGATTTTCGACTGCGGAGAAAACCTGGCTGCCGGTTTCGGCCGATCACGTGATGAAGGCCGTTGACGTGCAGGCCGGCAATCCTTCCTCCGTGCTTGAGCAGTATCGCCGCTTCATCGCCTTCCGCAAGGCGCACCCGGCGCTTGCCAAGGGCGTGATCCGTTTCCTTTCATCGGGCGATGACGCCGTGCTGGTGTTCACGCGTGAAGGGGCAGGCGAAACGGTTCTTTGCGTGTTCAACATGTCGGCCGAGCCGGCAAAGGTCCGGCTGCCCGAAGGCGCATGGACCGCGTTTTCAACCGGCGACCACGGTTTCTCTGCCGAGGAGGACGGGACCATGGTACAACTTCCTGCCTGGGGCGGCTATTTCGCCCGCCAGAGCGCATAG
- a CDS encoding carbohydrate ABC transporter permease yields the protein MYSHKKSPLVWFSHITVLVLVVLWTIPTFGLLVTSLRDKDQIVASGWWTSLATSTQNLIYRTPGEAGQTEEGGLYINTGNALEDGAGKVSRFGTSSLSPEEYEVGQTVDLDDGMQLTVEENGDYRLTSPEPFGRRGERIFVTAEIPPRFTLENYRNVLTAEGIGQSFLNSLTVAIPSTIIPVLVAAYAAYALSWMKFPFRNLLLAIVVGLLVVPLQMSLIPLLKMYNYIGQTFDVPAKTYVGIWLAHMGFGLPLAIYLLRNYIAGLPRELMESARVDGANDFTIFNKIILPLSYPALASFAIFQFLWTWNDLLVATVFLGNSEQTIVLTARLRELLGSRGGNWEILTASAFVSIIVPLIVFFALQRYLVRGLLAGSVKGG from the coding sequence ATGTATTCGCACAAGAAATCACCGCTTGTCTGGTTCTCGCATATCACCGTCCTTGTTCTCGTGGTGCTGTGGACCATCCCGACCTTCGGGCTGCTGGTCACGTCGCTGCGCGACAAGGACCAGATCGTCGCCTCCGGCTGGTGGACCTCGCTTGCAACCTCGACGCAGAACCTGATCTACCGCACGCCGGGCGAGGCCGGGCAGACGGAAGAGGGCGGCCTCTACATCAATACCGGCAATGCTCTGGAAGACGGCGCCGGCAAGGTTTCGCGCTTCGGCACCTCCTCGCTCAGTCCAGAGGAATACGAGGTCGGCCAGACCGTCGATCTCGATGACGGCATGCAGCTGACCGTCGAGGAGAACGGGGATTATCGCCTGACCTCGCCGGAACCCTTCGGCAGGCGCGGCGAGCGGATTTTCGTTACCGCCGAGATTCCGCCACGCTTCACGCTGGAAAACTACCGCAACGTGCTGACGGCGGAAGGTATCGGCCAGTCCTTCCTGAACTCGCTGACGGTTGCCATCCCCTCGACCATCATTCCGGTGCTGGTGGCGGCCTATGCCGCCTATGCGCTCTCGTGGATGAAGTTTCCCTTCCGCAACCTGCTTCTGGCCATCGTCGTCGGCCTGCTCGTCGTGCCGCTGCAGATGTCGCTGATCCCGCTTCTGAAGATGTATAATTACATCGGGCAGACATTCGATGTTCCGGCCAAGACCTATGTCGGCATATGGCTCGCGCATATGGGCTTCGGCCTGCCGCTGGCGATCTATCTGTTGCGCAACTACATCGCCGGCCTGCCGCGGGAACTGATGGAATCGGCGCGCGTCGACGGCGCGAACGACTTCACCATCTTCAACAAGATCATTCTGCCGCTCTCCTATCCGGCGCTCGCTTCCTTCGCGATCTTCCAGTTCCTGTGGACCTGGAACGACCTTCTGGTGGCGACCGTGTTCCTCGGCAATTCCGAGCAGACGATCGTGCTGACGGCGCGGTTGAGAGAGTTGCTGGGTTCCAGGGGCGGGAACTGGGAGATCCTGACGGCATCGGCCTTCGTGTCGATCATCGTGCCCCTGATCGTGTTCTTTGCCCTGCAGCGCTATCTCGTGCGCGGCCTTCTGGCCGGTTCGGTCAAGGGCGGCTGA